In the Hordeum vulgare subsp. vulgare chromosome 7H, MorexV3_pseudomolecules_assembly, whole genome shotgun sequence genome, one interval contains:
- the LOC123412770 gene encoding uncharacterized protein LOC123412770: MVWLVLLALALNKPKWKSEVPGLDVPNFMLFLAGSTIITGICPLLACCVLEKLRAISDIAALFSAVMLFFLAYWIALFTVSDEVIVFWVALVFLACMVLRVITYYSVETEGHGHPERTKEFHIILDGSHEFTCCMIGIHFLWLESLALGGLINKSHGIQNALSEVMGISSILCCAVGLGTMYMEMAPSLTSSIMGDIVGPIFCFDIFMIFSIGTVLGAAMWKSLVSPGLLLLLVGPLIIVGPLIAFFVLVLHVSCPEEAGASQHNHGGGSQDTEEAEGSQHNHGGGSQDTEEAGGSQHNHGGGSQDNETPKLAPLGLTKLMVTGFLTVSISVDSSDVGITNWFLVFAAAAIVSGLTWRLLTQDQVRKMLENKKHTPVSQARIDKAAAVTSSANTASFCAHFFIAIATVLLMFEVCNVKMPMSAAAPAPARAARA; the protein is encoded by the coding sequence ATGGTATGGCTGGTGCTTCTAGCACTGGCTCTCAACAAGCCCAAGTGGAAGAGTGAGGTGCCCGGACTTGATGTCCCCAACTTTATGCTCTTCCTTGCAGGTTCTACCATAATAACTGGTATCTGCCCATTGCTGGCTTGCTGTGTCCTCGAGAAACTCCGTGCAATTAGTGACATAGCAGCCCTTTTTTCTGCTGTTATGCTCTTCTTTCTTGCCTACTGGATTGCACTATTTACCGTCTCAGATGAAGTTATTGTGTTCTGGGTAGCCCTGGTGTTTCTAGCTTGTATGGTGCTTCGTGTGATCACCTACTACTCGGTGGAGACCGAAGGACATGGCCATCCAGAGAGAACCAAAGAATTCCACATTATACTCGATGGCTCACATGAGTTCACGTGTTGTATGATTGGAATTCACTTTCTGTGGTTGGAAAGCTTGGCATTGGGTGGTCTGATCAACAAAAGCCATGGAATACAGAATGCTCTCTCGGAAGTCATGGGTATCTCCAGCATCCTTTGTTGCGCTGTCGGTCTGGGCACAATGTACATGGAGATGGCGCCCTCTCTGACATCAAGTATAATGGGTGACATTGTGGGGCCTATTTTCTGTTTTGACATCTTCATGATATTCAGTATCGGCACAGTATTAGGAGCCGCTATGTGGAAATCATTGGTATCTCCAGGTTTGCTGCTGCTCCTCGTTGGTCCATTAATAATCGTTGGACCATTAATAGCATTTTTTGTACTTGTGTTACATGTCAGTTGCCCGGAAGAGGCAGGGGCTAGCCAGCACAACCATGGAGGGGGTAGCCAAGACACGGAAGAGGCAGAGGGTAGCCAACACAACCACGGAGGGGGTAGCCAAGACACGGAAGAGGCAGGGGGTAGCCAGCACAACCACGGAGGGGGTAGCCAAGACAATGAGACACCTAAACTGGCGCCACTTGGATTGACCAAACTCATGGTTACTGGATTCCTGACCGTTTCTATAAGTGTCGATTCATCCGATGTGGGGATCACCAATTGGTTCCTGGTATTTGCAGCAGCGGCTATTGTTTCTGGTCTAACATGGAGGCTTCTGACGCAGGACCAAGTAAGGAAAATGCTGGAAAATAAGAAACACACCCCTGTTTCTCAAGCAAGAATAGATAAAGCTGCAGCTGTTACTTCTTCTGCCAACACAGCAAGCTTCTGCGCCCACTTCTTCATTGCAATTGCCACAGTCCTACTTATGTTCGAAGTCTGTAATGTTAAGATGCCCATGagtgcggcggcgcctgctccTGCTCGTGCTGCACGGGCCTAG